Proteins encoded within one genomic window of Paenarthrobacter sp. JL.01a:
- a CDS encoding FAD-dependent oxidoreductase — protein MSERIVVVGFGPVAARLVDELLPSVRDGLLQLLVVGQESVAAYNRVMVAELGVGRTTPEALAMADTSEMEASGVEVRLGTAVKRIDRARQNVILSDGTTEHYDRLVFATGSRPVIPNLTGLNPDPSAPVLPPGVITLRDLQDAAVLRSAVAGRKRVVVLGGGVLGLETGLAVSEEGAQATVVHNGPFPLGRSIDRGSGSVLTASLRTNGVRMAGNARSTGVETAGPGGSFSALLLDDGSAIDGDLLVLSCGVRPRIELAERCGLSVGSGILVDHHLRTHHEPHLFAIGDCAEVRCSDASCAGCRTAAGPSGLVGPGWRQAEWLAEYLVVLARDGQSAADSLEPLAAEKPGVIVLKARGLNLAVAGDNQADPWDEELLEAGAAPGRVRRQISQWADPEHGRYVKMTTRGGVLEGLVAVGMPRTAAELVVLFERASELPADRSLLLRLDGPDQLDTGAANNDPQRTVCRCAGVSATSIGDSVVEGCSSVAEVSKATRAGTGCGGCHEDIKGLIEKHFQGAVA, from the coding sequence ATGAGCGAGCGCATTGTTGTTGTTGGATTTGGCCCCGTGGCCGCGCGCCTGGTGGACGAGTTGCTCCCTTCGGTCCGCGACGGACTCTTGCAGTTGCTGGTGGTGGGCCAAGAGTCCGTGGCAGCGTACAACCGCGTCATGGTGGCCGAATTGGGCGTAGGCCGCACTACTCCCGAGGCCTTGGCCATGGCCGATACTTCCGAGATGGAAGCATCGGGTGTCGAAGTCCGGCTCGGGACCGCCGTGAAGAGGATCGACCGTGCGCGGCAGAACGTTATCCTCTCCGATGGCACCACTGAGCATTACGACCGGCTGGTCTTCGCCACGGGTTCACGCCCTGTCATCCCCAATCTCACCGGGCTCAATCCCGATCCTTCCGCGCCGGTCCTGCCTCCGGGTGTGATCACGCTCCGTGACCTGCAGGATGCGGCCGTGCTGCGTTCCGCCGTAGCCGGACGCAAACGCGTGGTGGTCCTCGGCGGTGGCGTGCTCGGTCTTGAGACGGGGTTGGCTGTCTCCGAAGAAGGTGCCCAGGCAACCGTGGTCCATAACGGCCCGTTCCCCCTGGGCCGAAGCATCGACCGAGGCAGTGGCTCGGTCCTGACTGCCAGCCTCCGAACCAACGGAGTCCGGATGGCCGGCAATGCCCGGTCCACCGGCGTCGAAACCGCGGGTCCTGGCGGCTCGTTCTCAGCGTTACTGCTCGACGACGGTTCCGCGATCGACGGCGACCTGCTGGTCCTGTCCTGTGGCGTGCGGCCACGGATTGAGCTTGCTGAACGCTGTGGCCTGTCTGTGGGCAGCGGCATCCTGGTGGACCACCACCTCCGGACCCACCACGAGCCACACCTGTTCGCGATCGGTGACTGCGCAGAAGTCCGTTGCTCCGATGCCTCCTGTGCTGGATGCCGTACCGCTGCCGGTCCTTCCGGCCTCGTTGGTCCCGGGTGGCGGCAAGCCGAGTGGCTGGCGGAATACCTGGTGGTCCTGGCCAGGGATGGGCAGTCCGCTGCGGATTCTCTGGAGCCGCTGGCAGCCGAAAAGCCCGGCGTCATCGTCTTGAAGGCCCGGGGCCTCAACCTGGCCGTTGCCGGCGACAACCAGGCCGATCCGTGGGACGAGGAACTGCTCGAAGCCGGGGCTGCTCCCGGCCGCGTCCGCCGTCAGATTTCGCAGTGGGCCGACCCGGAACATGGGCGCTATGTGAAGATGACCACCCGCGGCGGGGTTCTGGAGGGCCTGGTTGCCGTGGGGATGCCCAGGACTGCCGCCGAGCTGGTGGTGCTGTTCGAACGCGCTTCGGAGCTGCCCGCGGACCGCTCCTTGCTGCTTCGGCTCGATGGTCCGGACCAACTCGATACGGGGGCCGCGAACAACGACCCCCAGCGGACTGTGTGCCGCTGCGCCGGTGTCAGCGCCACCAGTATCGGGGATTCCGTGGTGGAGGGCTGCTCTTCTGTTGCGGAGGTATCCAAGGCAACCCGGGCAGGGACCGGCTGCGGTGGATGCCACGAGGACATCAAGGGCCTCATCGAGAAGCACTTCCAGGGGGCAGTTGCCTGA
- a CDS encoding glycoside hydrolase family 32 protein, which produces MTHPSPHLSRRQLLAASAAVVVAFSAASCTASPTPAPTAAGRTPTASDPWRPLAHLTAEKNWLNDPNGLIYHDGTYHAFYQYNPRANSWGNMSWGHSTSKDLVNWEQQPVAMEASAAEEIFSGCMVMDSNNASGLGSAGNPPMVALYTSAYGKNGALPQGAQAQSVAYSLDGGTTWQKYSGNPVLNLAPTNNNFRDPKVFWYEPGQYWMMTTVVADAQVVKLFKSTDLLHWDYLSDFSGVGAQGGLWEVPELVQMPVDGSTAKKWVMVLSINPGGIAGGSGMQYFVGDFDGIRFAAENAAAPDAPLSESQWLDHGADYYAANSISHAPGDKPVLLGWMGNWDYAQNVPTTPWRGSMAIPRELTLVRGEHRYELRSAIATTAREALERRGGEVRNKDLTVGSSVQDLGGDFEGRSQLIELELDLISAQEAGIILRRSADGKSGLRISYAKENRTLKVDRSQAGTGNFSEKFSPYHQVSLPPAGNDGKVRLTILLDSSSVEVFAQDGVAVITDTFFPDWDATGTSVFSTDGETNFSMRSRPF; this is translated from the coding sequence ATGACTCATCCCAGCCCCCACCTGTCCCGCCGCCAATTGCTGGCCGCAAGTGCCGCCGTCGTCGTCGCGTTTTCTGCCGCCTCCTGCACGGCAAGCCCGACGCCGGCTCCCACCGCGGCGGGCCGGACGCCCACCGCTTCGGATCCGTGGCGGCCCCTGGCACACCTGACGGCCGAGAAGAACTGGCTCAATGATCCCAACGGACTGATCTACCACGACGGCACGTACCACGCGTTCTACCAGTACAACCCGCGCGCCAATTCGTGGGGCAACATGTCGTGGGGCCACTCCACCAGCAAAGACCTCGTGAATTGGGAACAGCAACCGGTAGCCATGGAGGCAAGCGCTGCGGAAGAGATCTTCTCCGGCTGCATGGTGATGGACAGCAACAATGCTTCGGGCCTTGGATCGGCCGGAAACCCGCCGATGGTAGCCCTCTACACCAGCGCCTACGGCAAAAACGGCGCGCTCCCCCAAGGAGCCCAAGCGCAATCAGTCGCGTACAGCCTCGACGGCGGTACCACGTGGCAGAAGTACTCCGGTAATCCTGTGCTCAACCTCGCGCCCACCAACAACAACTTCCGGGACCCGAAAGTCTTCTGGTACGAGCCAGGCCAATACTGGATGATGACCACGGTGGTGGCCGACGCCCAGGTGGTCAAGCTCTTCAAGTCCACCGACCTGCTCCACTGGGACTACCTCAGCGACTTCTCCGGTGTCGGCGCCCAGGGTGGCCTGTGGGAGGTCCCAGAGCTTGTCCAGATGCCGGTGGATGGCTCCACGGCGAAAAAGTGGGTCATGGTGCTGAGCATCAACCCAGGCGGCATCGCGGGCGGGTCCGGCATGCAGTACTTCGTGGGCGATTTCGACGGAATCCGCTTTGCCGCCGAGAACGCGGCGGCCCCTGACGCCCCGTTGTCCGAGTCGCAATGGCTGGACCACGGAGCCGACTACTACGCCGCCAACTCGATCTCCCACGCGCCCGGGGACAAGCCCGTGCTGCTTGGCTGGATGGGCAACTGGGACTACGCCCAGAACGTACCCACCACTCCCTGGCGCGGCTCCATGGCGATTCCCAGGGAACTCACGCTGGTCCGGGGAGAGCACCGCTATGAGCTCCGCTCGGCAATCGCCACCACGGCCAGGGAGGCACTGGAACGCCGGGGCGGTGAGGTCAGAAACAAAGACCTCACCGTGGGCTCCTCGGTCCAGGACCTGGGTGGTGACTTCGAGGGTCGCAGCCAGCTGATCGAACTCGAACTGGACCTGATTTCTGCGCAGGAGGCCGGCATCATTCTCCGGCGGTCCGCCGACGGCAAGTCCGGACTGCGGATCTCCTACGCCAAGGAAAACCGGACACTGAAGGTGGACCGTTCGCAGGCGGGGACCGGCAACTTTTCCGAGAAATTCAGTCCGTACCATCAGGTCTCCCTTCCCCCTGCCGGGAACGACGGGAAGGTCCGCCTCACCATCCTCCTCGATTCCTCCTCAGTGGAAGTCTTTGCCCAGGATGGCGTGGCAGTCATCACGGACACATTCTTCCCGGACTGGGACGCCACCGGAACCTCAGTGTTCAGCACGGACGGAGAGACGAACTTCTCCATGCGTTCGCGTCCGTTCTAG
- a CDS encoding NAD(P)H-quinone dehydrogenase, which yields MTTQVDFSAPRIAILGGGPGGYEAAMVAASLGAHVTIVERAGLGGSAVLTDVVPSKTLIATADLMTRVGEADELGVKFDGDGAASKPRADLKHINDRVLNLAHGQSNDIRAGLERLGVEIVIGSGKLLDNNTIEVLTLEGTRTIDADAILLAVGAHPRELPTAKPDGERILNWAQIYNLDELPEELIVVGSGVTGAEFASAYNGLGSKVTLISSRDQVLPGEDTDAAKLLEGVFERRGVRVLSKSRANAVERTDDGVKVTLGDGSVVTGSHCLVCVGSIPNTAGVGLEEAGVTLTESGHIKVDGVSRTTAPNIYAAGDCTGVFALASVAAMQGRIAIAHFMGDGVKPLKLNQVASNIFTSPEIASVGVSEADLASGKYQGDVVMLSLLSNARAKMRNTKDGFVKIIARKGSGTVIGGVVVGPNASELIFPISVAVTQKLHVDDVASAFTVYPSLTGSISEAARRLHVHM from the coding sequence GTGACCACCCAAGTTGACTTCAGTGCCCCCCGTATCGCGATCCTGGGAGGTGGTCCCGGCGGATATGAAGCCGCCATGGTGGCCGCCTCGCTGGGTGCCCACGTCACCATCGTTGAGCGCGCCGGTCTCGGCGGATCCGCCGTGCTGACCGACGTCGTGCCTTCCAAGACCCTGATCGCCACCGCCGACCTCATGACCCGCGTAGGCGAGGCGGACGAGCTGGGAGTGAAGTTCGACGGCGATGGCGCGGCCTCCAAGCCCCGCGCCGACCTCAAGCACATCAACGACCGCGTCCTGAACCTGGCCCACGGACAGTCCAACGACATCCGCGCAGGCCTTGAGCGCCTGGGCGTGGAAATCGTCATCGGCTCCGGCAAACTGCTGGACAACAACACCATCGAGGTCCTGACCCTGGAAGGGACCCGCACCATCGACGCCGACGCCATCCTCTTGGCCGTCGGCGCCCACCCGCGCGAGCTTCCCACGGCAAAGCCCGACGGCGAACGCATCCTCAACTGGGCCCAGATCTACAACCTGGACGAACTTCCCGAGGAACTGATCGTCGTGGGATCCGGTGTCACGGGTGCCGAATTCGCCTCCGCCTATAACGGCCTGGGCTCCAAGGTCACCCTGATTTCCAGCCGCGACCAGGTCCTCCCCGGCGAGGACACCGACGCTGCCAAGTTGCTGGAGGGCGTCTTCGAACGCCGCGGCGTCCGCGTCTTGTCCAAGTCCCGCGCGAATGCGGTGGAGCGGACGGACGACGGCGTGAAGGTCACCTTGGGTGACGGTTCCGTGGTGACGGGCTCGCACTGCCTGGTGTGTGTCGGATCCATCCCGAACACCGCAGGTGTCGGGCTTGAGGAAGCCGGCGTAACGCTCACCGAATCGGGCCACATCAAGGTCGACGGCGTTTCCCGCACCACTGCGCCCAACATCTACGCTGCCGGCGACTGCACGGGCGTCTTTGCTTTGGCATCCGTGGCTGCCATGCAGGGCCGGATCGCCATTGCACACTTCATGGGCGACGGCGTGAAGCCCCTCAAGCTCAACCAGGTGGCATCGAACATCTTCACTTCCCCGGAGATCGCCTCCGTGGGCGTTTCGGAGGCCGATCTCGCCTCCGGCAAGTACCAGGGCGACGTCGTGATGCTCTCGCTGCTCAGCAACGCCCGCGCCAAGATGCGCAACACCAAGGACGGCTTCGTCAAGATCATCGCCCGCAAGGGCTCCGGCACCGTTATCGGTGGCGTGGTGGTGGGACCGAACGCGTCGGAACTGATCTTCCCGATCTCCGTGGCTGTTACCCAAAAGCTCCACGTAGATGATGTGGCCAGTGCCTTCACCGTGTACCCGTCGCTGACCGGGTCCATTTCGGAGGCTGCACGCCGGCTCCACGTTCACATGTAG
- a CDS encoding molybdopterin oxidoreductase family protein translates to MPNGADTHCPYCALQCAMTLSPAAAEVAGQAPAAAAPLEVSAREFPTNRGGLCRKGWTSASLLHHNGRVTEPLLKGSDGVHRPVSWDQALTLVSAAVKDTQREYGNDAVGVFGGGGLTNEKAYMLGKFARLALRTSRIDYNGRFCMSSAAAAGNRAFGVDRGLPFPVTDLDPASVILLLGSNVADTMPPFVQHLQGARDAGGLIVVDPRRSATAALTSDGGGVHLQPTPGTDLALLLGISHVVVHEGLVDSAFVAAHTSGYPALVRSLSAFWPERVQSITGVPANLIRDTARRLAQGARGGGSYILSGRGVEQHVDGTDTATAAINLSLLLGLPGSARSGYGTLTGQGNGQGGREHGQKADQLPGYRKITDPAARTHIASVWGVDESLIPGPGLPAVELLKSLGKPDGVRCLFVHGANVVVSAPDTNAVTQGLRDLDFLVVCDFFLSETAMEADLVLPVTQWAEEEGTLTNLEGRVIRRRRALTPPPGVRNELWLMARLAELLEAPSTFSDDPRTVFEELRVASAGGLADYSGIDYAMLDRGEAAYWPYPVGSSGTPRLFSAGFAHADGRAVMVPVTPSKRAVRSFADDSLALATGRLLEHYQSGSQTRRVADLLAAQPQARLLIHPSTAASRGITDGDYATVSNERGEVLCRAELSNSVRPDTVFLPFHFPGQENANRLTEAATDPISGMPEFKTSRVWVRRAVSNPVPAALVGAGLPLHAEEAS, encoded by the coding sequence ATGCCCAACGGCGCCGATACCCACTGCCCCTACTGCGCGCTCCAGTGCGCCATGACGCTGAGCCCGGCCGCCGCTGAGGTGGCGGGTCAAGCGCCAGCGGCCGCCGCACCCCTCGAAGTTTCCGCGCGCGAGTTCCCCACCAACCGGGGCGGGCTGTGCCGCAAGGGCTGGACATCGGCGTCGTTGTTGCATCACAACGGCCGCGTCACCGAACCGTTGCTCAAAGGCTCCGACGGCGTCCACCGACCAGTCTCCTGGGACCAGGCCCTGACGCTCGTCTCGGCAGCGGTGAAGGACACCCAGAGGGAGTATGGAAACGACGCCGTCGGAGTCTTCGGCGGTGGCGGCCTCACCAACGAGAAGGCCTACATGCTGGGCAAGTTCGCTCGATTGGCCCTTCGCACGTCCCGGATCGATTACAACGGCCGGTTCTGCATGTCATCGGCTGCGGCGGCAGGGAACCGCGCGTTCGGCGTGGACCGCGGACTCCCCTTCCCCGTCACCGACCTCGATCCGGCGTCGGTCATCCTACTGCTCGGTTCCAACGTCGCCGACACCATGCCGCCGTTCGTCCAGCACCTGCAAGGCGCACGCGATGCCGGCGGCTTGATCGTGGTGGACCCCCGCCGCTCGGCTACTGCCGCGTTGACGTCCGACGGCGGCGGCGTCCACCTGCAGCCGACGCCCGGCACGGACCTCGCCCTCCTTTTGGGCATCAGCCACGTAGTGGTTCACGAAGGGTTGGTGGATTCTGCTTTCGTGGCCGCCCACACCTCCGGGTACCCCGCCTTGGTGCGCAGCCTTTCCGCGTTCTGGCCGGAACGGGTCCAGTCCATCACCGGCGTCCCTGCCAACCTCATCCGTGACACCGCACGCCGGCTCGCCCAGGGGGCACGAGGCGGCGGAAGCTACATCCTCAGTGGCCGCGGCGTGGAACAGCACGTGGACGGCACCGACACCGCCACGGCCGCCATCAACCTCAGCCTCCTTTTGGGCCTGCCCGGGTCCGCCCGCAGCGGGTACGGGACACTGACCGGCCAGGGCAACGGCCAGGGCGGACGTGAACACGGGCAGAAAGCCGACCAGCTCCCGGGATACCGCAAGATCACGGACCCTGCCGCACGCACCCATATTGCCTCGGTGTGGGGAGTCGACGAGTCGCTCATCCCAGGTCCCGGGCTGCCCGCCGTCGAACTCCTCAAATCCTTGGGAAAGCCCGACGGCGTGCGGTGCCTGTTCGTGCACGGCGCCAACGTGGTGGTCTCGGCGCCGGACACCAACGCCGTCACGCAGGGGCTCCGGGACCTCGACTTCCTGGTGGTCTGCGACTTCTTCCTGTCCGAGACGGCGATGGAGGCGGACCTGGTACTGCCTGTGACGCAGTGGGCCGAGGAAGAGGGCACGCTGACCAACCTTGAGGGACGGGTGATCCGGCGCCGCCGTGCACTGACCCCTCCCCCGGGCGTCCGCAACGAACTGTGGCTGATGGCGCGTCTGGCCGAGCTGCTGGAAGCACCCTCCACGTTCAGTGACGATCCCCGTACTGTGTTCGAGGAATTGCGTGTGGCTTCTGCCGGTGGCCTGGCGGATTACTCCGGCATCGACTACGCCATGTTGGACCGCGGCGAAGCGGCCTATTGGCCGTACCCCGTGGGCAGCAGCGGCACTCCCCGGCTGTTTTCCGCCGGCTTCGCGCACGCCGACGGCCGCGCCGTGATGGTCCCGGTGACGCCGTCGAAGCGGGCCGTGCGTTCCTTCGCCGATGATTCGCTGGCACTGGCGACCGGACGCCTGCTGGAGCACTACCAGTCCGGCTCCCAGACGCGGCGGGTGGCCGACTTGCTGGCGGCGCAGCCGCAGGCGCGCCTTCTGATCCACCCCTCGACGGCGGCCTCCCGTGGGATCACCGACGGCGACTACGCAACGGTGAGCAACGAGCGCGGCGAGGTCCTGTGCCGTGCCGAGCTCAGCAATTCGGTGCGCCCGGACACGGTGTTCCTGCCCTTCCACTTCCCCGGCCAGGAGAACGCCAACCGGCTCACGGAGGCGGCTACCGACCCGATCTCGGGCATGCCGGAATTCAAGACCAGCCGGGTGTGGGTCCGGCGCGCTGTTTCCAACCCCGTCCCCGCCGCCTTGGTGGGCGCGGGACTGCCATTGCACGCCGAGGAGGCTTCATGA
- a CDS encoding purine-nucleoside phosphorylase, with the protein MNTDPFEAAQAAADFIAAETGVESHDVALVLGSGWAEAADLIGETTATLNASEVPGFHKPAVVGHVGTIRSVLTKEGKRALVLGARTHYYEGRGVRSVVHGVRTAAAAGCKTLVLTNGCGGLNEGWTPGTPVLISDHINLTATSPLEGATFVDLTDLYSSRIRQLAREVDSSLQEGVYAQFTGPHYETPAEVQYAKRIGADLVGMSTALEAIAGRHAGMEVFGISLVTNLAAGISPVPLSHAEVLEAGQAAGKRISKLLAEIIAKL; encoded by the coding sequence ATGAACACAGACCCCTTTGAAGCCGCCCAGGCCGCCGCAGACTTCATAGCCGCCGAGACCGGCGTCGAGTCCCACGACGTAGCGCTGGTGCTCGGATCCGGCTGGGCCGAGGCCGCCGATCTCATCGGCGAGACCACGGCAACCCTGAATGCCTCCGAGGTGCCCGGCTTCCACAAGCCCGCCGTGGTTGGCCATGTGGGCACCATCCGCTCCGTGCTTACGAAGGAGGGCAAGCGGGCCCTGGTCCTGGGGGCCAGGACGCACTACTACGAAGGCCGTGGCGTCCGTTCCGTCGTCCACGGCGTCCGGACAGCTGCTGCCGCCGGTTGCAAAACACTGGTCCTGACCAACGGCTGTGGCGGGCTGAACGAAGGCTGGACGCCTGGCACCCCTGTGCTGATCAGCGATCACATCAACCTGACGGCAACCTCACCGCTTGAGGGCGCAACGTTCGTGGACCTCACCGACCTCTACTCCTCCCGCATCCGGCAATTGGCCCGCGAAGTGGACTCCTCGCTTCAGGAAGGCGTGTACGCACAGTTCACCGGGCCGCACTACGAGACGCCGGCCGAGGTGCAGTATGCCAAGCGGATCGGCGCGGATCTGGTGGGCATGTCCACGGCATTGGAAGCCATCGCCGGCCGGCACGCAGGCATGGAAGTCTTCGGCATCTCGCTGGTCACGAACCTCGCCGCGGGCATCAGCCCGGTTCCCTTGAGCCACGCTGAGGTGCTGGAGGCCGGGCAGGCAGCCGGCAAGCGGATTTCCAAGCTCCTGGCGGAGATCATCGCCAAGCTGTAA
- a CDS encoding MFS transporter, with translation MTVESTADALAPVQSTAAATTTLEHRPGRWIANWDAEDKGQWEAEGRVIAKRNLYWSIFAEFLGFVVWQLWSIVVVQLPAAGFTFDTNQIFWLISIPSLVGATLRIPYTFMVPRFGGRNWTIVSALLLLIPTTGLAVCVSNPETPFGVMLLMAGLAGFGGGNFASSMANITFFYPAREKGWALGLNAAGGNLGAAVAQLVVPIAITLLAAGTVNLPMAGIIWIPLIVIAAFGAWKYMNNLTSAKGDVAGSLAAVKEPHLWIMAFLYIGTFGSFIGFAGVFPKLIKDYFPEFSSIHVGAVALSLAFLGPLVGSLARPYGGRMADRMGGARMTITAFASMAVITLTMIWTLPLKNFWLFLGLFLLLFVSSGFGNGATYRMIPVIFATSSRAARSGASSAATARLAASSLGLISAIGAYGGFVIPQVLNASNTASGSYTPAFYGFVAAYVLMLAVCWVCYIRPARQRNTIGHI, from the coding sequence GTGACTGTTGAAAGCACCGCAGATGCACTGGCTCCAGTCCAGTCCACCGCAGCTGCCACCACCACCCTTGAACACCGCCCCGGCCGCTGGATTGCCAACTGGGATGCCGAGGACAAGGGCCAGTGGGAAGCTGAAGGCCGGGTCATCGCGAAGCGGAACCTGTACTGGTCCATCTTCGCCGAATTCCTCGGATTCGTTGTCTGGCAGCTGTGGTCCATCGTGGTGGTCCAGCTCCCCGCGGCGGGCTTCACCTTCGACACCAACCAGATCTTCTGGCTCATCTCCATCCCCAGCCTGGTAGGCGCGACACTTCGTATCCCCTACACCTTCATGGTTCCCAGATTCGGTGGCCGGAACTGGACCATCGTCTCGGCGCTCCTGCTCCTGATCCCGACCACCGGATTGGCGGTCTGCGTCTCGAACCCGGAGACACCATTCGGCGTCATGCTCCTCATGGCGGGCCTTGCAGGCTTCGGCGGTGGCAACTTCGCCAGCTCGATGGCCAACATCACCTTCTTCTACCCCGCCCGCGAAAAGGGTTGGGCGCTGGGACTGAACGCAGCAGGCGGCAACCTGGGTGCCGCCGTCGCCCAGCTTGTTGTCCCCATCGCCATCACCTTGCTGGCGGCCGGAACTGTGAACCTGCCCATGGCAGGCATCATCTGGATACCGCTGATCGTCATCGCCGCCTTCGGCGCTTGGAAGTACATGAACAACCTCACCAGTGCCAAGGGTGATGTTGCCGGCTCGCTGGCCGCCGTCAAGGAACCGCACCTGTGGATCATGGCGTTCCTGTACATCGGCACGTTCGGTTCGTTCATCGGATTTGCCGGGGTCTTCCCCAAACTGATCAAGGACTACTTCCCGGAGTTCTCCTCGATCCACGTCGGTGCAGTGGCATTGTCCCTGGCCTTCCTCGGCCCGCTGGTTGGCTCGCTCGCCCGACCCTACGGCGGACGCATGGCCGACCGCATGGGCGGGGCCCGCATGACCATCACCGCCTTCGCCTCCATGGCTGTCATCACCCTCACCATGATCTGGACCCTGCCGCTGAAGAACTTCTGGCTCTTCCTGGGCCTGTTCCTCCTGCTCTTTGTCTCCAGCGGTTTCGGAAACGGTGCGACCTACCGCATGATCCCTGTCATTTTCGCGACGTCCAGCCGCGCGGCCCGCTCCGGTGCCAGCAGCGCCGCCACAGCGCGACTCGCAGCGTCCTCCCTGGGCCTGATCTCGGCGATCGGCGCCTACGGGGGCTTCGTGATTCCGCAAGTGCTCAACGCCTCCAACACAGCCAGCGGCTCCTACACCCCGGCGTTCTACGGATTCGTGGCTGCCTATGTGCTGATGCTTGCCGTTTGCTGGGTCTGCTATATCCGCCCCGCCCGCCAGCGCAACACGATCGGACACATCTAA
- a CDS encoding glycoside hydrolase family 68 protein: protein MNTHSNPRRPRRRLQRAVAVAAAASVAGTILLVTPAAQANLPADPPSSTLPAPTPGFPLPSLHTQQAYDPAANFTSKWTRADAKQIMAQSNPNVTPGQNSMSPNVTMPEIPKDFPAMNDDVWVWDTWSLTDENANQISYKGWDVIFALVADRHAGYGFDQRHWNARIGYFFRKTNADPAKDKWNYGGHLFLPNTSIGNTEWSGSTRLMQGNKINVFYTATTFYDVAERNAGGGGIAPDAVIAKALGNIHATKDGVSFDGFQHTKLLEPDGKLYQNKAQNPGFAFRDPYTFSDPAHPGKTFMVFEGNTGGTRGSYKCKQEDLGYRPGDPHAETVDQVNTTTGAWYQTANVGLAVADNKDLTKWSFLPPLLSANCVNDQTERPQIFIQNENGKNKYYLFTISHQFTYADGMRGPDGVYGFVGDGVRSDYQPVNNSGLALGSPTDLNMPANAPEGPDPRQNGRQFQAYSHYVQPGGLVQSFIDNVDGVRGGSLSPTVKMNFKAGVTQVDRSFGQNGLGPFGYLPTNVRVGGEGLYK, encoded by the coding sequence ATGAACACGCACTCAAACCCCCGACGGCCACGGCGCCGCCTGCAACGGGCAGTAGCCGTCGCGGCAGCCGCCAGCGTAGCGGGCACCATCCTGCTGGTGACGCCGGCCGCGCAGGCAAATCTGCCTGCCGACCCGCCGTCGAGCACCTTGCCGGCACCCACGCCCGGCTTCCCACTGCCGTCGCTGCACACCCAGCAGGCTTACGACCCGGCCGCCAATTTCACCTCGAAGTGGACCCGGGCCGACGCCAAGCAGATCATGGCCCAGAGCAACCCCAACGTGACGCCGGGCCAGAACTCCATGAGCCCGAACGTCACCATGCCGGAGATTCCCAAGGACTTCCCGGCCATGAACGACGACGTCTGGGTGTGGGATACGTGGTCGCTGACTGACGAGAATGCCAACCAGATCAGCTACAAGGGCTGGGATGTCATCTTCGCCCTGGTGGCCGACCGGCACGCCGGCTACGGCTTCGACCAGCGCCACTGGAACGCCAGGATCGGTTACTTCTTCCGGAAGACCAACGCCGATCCTGCCAAGGACAAGTGGAACTACGGCGGACACCTCTTCCTGCCCAACACGTCCATCGGCAACACCGAATGGTCCGGGTCCACGCGCCTGATGCAGGGCAACAAGATCAACGTCTTCTACACGGCAACAACGTTCTACGACGTCGCCGAGCGCAATGCCGGAGGTGGCGGAATTGCTCCGGACGCCGTCATCGCCAAGGCCTTGGGCAACATCCACGCCACCAAGGACGGCGTGAGCTTCGACGGCTTCCAGCACACCAAGCTCCTGGAACCGGACGGAAAGCTGTACCAGAACAAAGCCCAGAACCCGGGCTTCGCGTTCCGGGATCCGTACACCTTCAGTGACCCTGCCCACCCGGGCAAGACCTTCATGGTGTTCGAAGGCAACACCGGCGGCACCCGCGGCTCCTACAAGTGCAAGCAGGAAGACCTCGGCTACCGCCCTGGCGATCCCCACGCCGAGACCGTGGACCAGGTCAACACCACCACCGGCGCCTGGTACCAGACCGCCAACGTTGGCTTGGCTGTGGCCGACAACAAGGACCTGACCAAGTGGAGCTTCCTCCCGCCGCTCCTGTCCGCCAACTGCGTCAATGACCAGACCGAGCGTCCGCAGATCTTCATCCAGAACGAGAACGGCAAGAACAAGTACTACCTGTTCACCATCAGCCACCAGTTCACGTACGCGGATGGCATGCGCGGCCCCGACGGCGTCTACGGCTTCGTCGGTGACGGTGTCCGTTCGGACTACCAGCCCGTCAACAACAGCGGACTGGCTCTCGGATCACCCACGGACCTGAACATGCCGGCCAACGCGCCCGAAGGTCCGGACCCGCGCCAGAACGGCCGCCAGTTCCAGGCGTACTCGCACTACGTGCAGCCCGGTGGACTGGTGCAGTCATTCATTGACAACGTGGATGGCGTCCGCGGCGGTTCCCTCTCACCCACCGTGAAGATGAACTTCAAGGCAGGCGTGACGCAGGTTGACCGCAGCTTCGGCCAGAACGGCCTCGGCCCGTTCGGCTACCTCCCCACCAACGTCCGCGTCGGCGGCGAGGGCCTCTACAAGTAA